The nucleotide sequence TTTtgctacttttcctttccttcccggCCAGCTGTTGTTTTGTCTTGTCTCCTCCTTCCATTTGATCCCTTAATCTCATCTGGGATGTCCCCCCCTTAGGATGTATGCCCCGTCTCGAGAAGTCTCAGTCTCCCCCACGCTCTGTTTCTTTGGGATCCTTTCTTTTGGAGCCATAAGCCCCTGCTACTCCTCCTTGCCCTCTTCTTCTAACACCTCCTCCTTTGGAGTCTCAttttctctgtccctgcccccttccaGAACATTGAAATGGCCCTTCTACTGCCACCTCATTTTCCTTTACAGACAACAGTCAGTTCTCACTTCCTCTTCCACCCCAGACTCCCCCTGGGCTCCTCTCGGGAGAAATCAGAAGCAGATGACTGAGATGAGCTTGGAAGCTGAGGGAGGAAGCCAAGCCACTCTGGCCCTTAGTAACCACTCCTTCCTCCGCAGGGGCCTTGGCTAAGAGCATCGGGACCTTCTCAGACCCCTGCAAGGGTGCACGAATCACCTCCCCCGGCGACCCCTGTTTCACTGGGAAGAGTGGTTCCAGTAGCTTCAGTGGCCACAGTAGCTCCAGCAGTTCCAGCAGCTCCATTTCCAGTTCCAGTGGCTCCAGCAGTGGCTCTTCTGGTGGCCCCAGTGGTTCTGGTGGCTCCAGTGGTGGCGCCAGTGTCTCCAGTGTCGCCCAGGGTGGTTCTTCAGGATCTGCGTTATTTAAGCCAGGAACAGGGCATTCCCAGATCAGCTACTCCTCCGGATCCAGCTTCTCCCAGTCAGGAAGCAGCAGCTCCCAGTCAGGAAGCAGCAGCTCCCAATATGGAAGCAGCAGTTCCCAACCAGGATCTGGCTCGGCTCTACCAGTCAGTGATGGTTCTTCCCACTTAGGATCTTCCCAGTCTGGAGGCGGCTCAAGCTCATCTGTTTCCCAAAGCTCTTGGATATccagcagcaatggccaaaggGTCAACTCTAACTTACGCCCCTGTAATTCAGATGTCTCTGACTCTCCCTGCAGTGGGGGGCCTATTGTCTCCCACTCTGGCTCCTACATCTCCAGCTCCCACTCTGTGTCAGGAGGTCAAAggccagtggtggtggtggtggaacaGCACGGCTCTGGTGGCCCTGGAGGGGTCCAGGGTGCCCCCTGCAACAGTGGTGGCCTTCCAGGGAAGCCCTGCCCCCCAATCACCTCTGTAGACAAGTCTTACGGCAGCTATGAAGTGGTGGGTGGCTCTTCTGACAGTTATCTGGTCCCAGGCATGACCTACAGTGGGGGCAAAATCTACCCTGTGGGCTACTTCACCAAAGATAACCCCGTCAAAGGCTCTCCAGGTGTCCCTTCCTTTGCAGCTGGGCCCCCCATCTCTGAGGGCAAATACTTCTCCAGCAATCCCATCATCCCCAGCCACAGCTCTTCTAGTTCCAATGTCTACCAGTCGGGATCTTCCTCAGCCATTGTGTTCCAGCCAGTGGGCTCTGGTGGGGTCCAGCCCTGTGCAGTTGGCTCTAAGGGGCCCTGCTCCCTCTCGAGTTCTGGAGCCCACAGCAGTTCTAGCATTTCCAGTAGTTCATCCTTCCATCCCTGTGGTGGTGTTTCACAGGGGCCCTGCTCCCCACCTGGCCCTGGCTCCTTCAGCGGCACCTCCAGCTCCCAAGGCAATGGTAAAATCATCCTTCAGCCCTGTGGCAGCAAATCCAGCTCTTCTGGTCACCCTTgcatttctgtttcctcctctacaTTGAGTGGGGGTCCTGATGGCTCTCCCCAACCTGATCCTTCAGCTGGTGCCAAGCCCTGTGGTCCCAGCAGCTCTGGAAAGCTCCCCTGCCGCTCCATCCGGGACATCTTGGCCCAAGTGAAGCCTCTGGGGCCCCAGCTAGCTGACCCTGAAGTTTTCCTACCCCAGGGAGAGTCACTTGACAGTCCATAAGTTAGCTTTTGCCTACATGCATGTGTGGGCatacacacgtatacacacacacaccgtctCTCAGTTGGGAGAAGACCAGTGGCCCAGGCATGGGGTTAGCTCTGTGTGCCTCCTTCCCAAGAGAGTTGCTCTATTTCCTCCATTGCTCCAATATGGCAGACTCCCCTTATCGTCTCTTTTTTCTTCAACTCTCCAAATTGTAGACTCCAAATTCCTTTCCCCATTCTCTCCTACTGCTTAGATTCCCCTTATACTGCAGTGCCCTCTCTGCCAGATAACCATTCCCTAAaattttttctatcatttatttgagatggtACAATACATTAGCTAATCCTACCCATTCAGATTCCTGACTGGGAAACCCCTGAAATGTTCCATAGTAACTCTGGTTCCTGGAGAAGTCATCCCCCTTTTTACCTGTTTGCCAAAGAAAGCAAAGTCTAAACTGTTGCTTGAAAGCAATGACCACTTTTCACTGACCTCTCTTTGCCATCTGGTCAACCAAAATGGCACACCATGGGGTTCTCACACTCCCAATTCCATTCCCACCCTCCACTACAGAGCTCACCACACCCTCTGTGAGTTCCCAACACTCCTTTTTGCCTCTCAAGGTCTCCGTCTCAGTCCCCCGTCCTGGCTGCCACTTCCCTCAATGCTTAGACGCTTCCCTGTGTGAGGGAGACACCAGGATACCCTCAGACACTGGAGTAggttccctgctctctctggacCCTGGACAGATGGTTCAATAAACTGTGTGAGCTAGATGCAGACTTTTGCCATCTTGGTGTCTTGGGTCTCATCTTAGGACCTACGTGACACTCTTCTGTACCTCTAGAAATACCCATGTCCCCCCATTTTCACTCATAAGTTGGAACAGTATTTCTCTTATACTTTATAGCTCCTCCCACAAAGgaggaaaacaataaatatttgttaaactgaAAGCAGGGGTTGGTCTCCAAGATTCTTCCTCACATTTCTCTACTTTCTCATTGCTCCAGGAAACCCattctctctccactccccatTCATCTAGggtcttcccctctccctgtatGGGGCCCTAATtattctcctccccaccccatgcaggCTCCTTCTTCTCTAATTTGCCTCATTTACTAGATGCCATCCTCTCTAGGAATCTGGGCATTGATTTCCTGGGTTTCTGGGACCCTTGGAACCTTGGGAAAGCTGGAATACAACAACCAGATCAGATTCCTGGTGACTGGGTGGGAGGGATCCCAGGTTGGTGTTGTTCTGGGAActaggggtggagagagaaaaagagagaggttgGGAGCACGACAGGGAGTGCCGCCAAACATAGTGACtcaattacataaaaatgtaCCTGCCCATAGCAGAACAGAGCCAAGTGTTCTCTCCACCTCCACACTCTAGCTGCCTCTGCTGCAGTTCTAATGAGATCTGTGGGAGGTGAGAGGGCAGAGCACTATAGTGGAGAAAGGGAGTTGTCTCCATGGGAGAAGATAGAGAAAGCAGAGGGTGGGGAGGCCCAGACAGCTGTGTTCTGGGGAGGCTGAGGCCAAGGAAGTTCTCTTACCCGAGAAAGGGGAGAATGGGCTATGTTTGTCCCTTTAGGAAGGACCTCACCCAAAGCACAGGCCACCTCTCAGAACCTCTGCTTACAAAGGAATTTATTCCTACCCTAGGATCTAATCCATTCCCTGCTGTTGAATGGTGTTAGCTGGTCCCAAATTTAGGGCTATTGTTGATCAGAAATGACCTGGCAGCTGAGCCAACCTGTAGGATTGACTGAAGACAGAGAAGGGCTGCAGAATAGTCCTGTCTTTATCATCATTGGTGAATCACACTTGGCCCAGCATCTGGCCCTGGACTGCTGCCAATGACACACATCAAGGCTCTTAGAGGTTCCATGAACCACAATTGTAGGAGGGATACAGACTCTGATGTGCGGATTCCTCTAGGTTCTGGTGTGgtcaaggtcaaaagcttttaCAAATCTGGTGGATGTCACTCAAAAAGGACTTTGCCCTCCACTGGCCAGTTCCAAAGAGGAACTCCCTACTCACCCAGTAGCCAGCAATCAGGGGCTGAGGATGaggatggaaaaggaaaatctaaCAGCTTATTTTAGACTTCATGTAATCAGGGATGCCTTGCCTGGGTATCTCCTGGAAGCAACAGAAAAAACAAAGGCATTTATAcactttttattgtaaaaaattcaaacatatttACGAGTAAACAAAAGAATTAATGAATCCCTGTTCTCTCACAACTCAGCTTCAAAAATTATCAATTCATGGCCATTTGACTATAGCATTTAAACACCTTCCTCTACTGTGAGTTGGGAACATCTACTCCCTCTCAGTATTTCTTATATTCTGTATATCCATTTGACCATCTGTAGTAGACTGAATGCTGTCCTCCTCTAcctccaaagatgtccacatcatccctggaacctgtgaatatgttaggttACATAGCAAAGGGAAATTAcggttgcagatggaattaatgCTGTTAGCTGACCTTagagagattatcctgaattatttGGGTGGGTCAATGTGTAATCATAAGGGTCTTTAAatgtggaagagggaaaaagaagaaaaggtcagAGTGGTGTAATGTAAGAAGAACCTTGGTTTTTGGCTTTGAATATGGAGGAAGgggaccatgagccaaggaagGCAGGCCCCTAGAAGATGGAAAatgcaaggaaatggattctcccctagagcctctagAAAGAAACACAACCCTGGTGACTCCTTGTTTTTAATCCAGTGAGAACTATGACAGACTTCTGATCTTCAAAATTGTAAGATAATAAACTTGTATTGTTGTAAGCTACTAAGTTTGTGACTATTTGTGACAGCAGTGGAAGGAAATTAGTACACCGTCATCTCTTAAGGATGGGAACCAGGTCTATTTCCTTACAGACAGGTCTCATTTAGGAGCAGCCTCTCCAATAGGGGAGGTACTTCTGCACTCCAGAACCCCTATAGGTTGCGTCAAGGTAAAGGAGCTATAGGGATGCATGAGAAAGTGGTGCTGGAAGAGAATGATCTGGAtcccaaagagaaaatgaagagaagtaaGTGTTTCTATTgctgagaaggaaatgaagagattGGGACGCCAAAGGTGAAGGCCCTCCTATGCTTGTTGTAGggagccagggcagggcaggactgGCAATCAGTGATGAGCTATGACCCAGCACACCGGGTCAGGAATGGGTGGGGAACTTGAGGAAAGGAACCAGGGACGGAAACACCCAGCCTTCCTGGGACATTCAAGTGGCACCTGTTGCCACAGATTGAATTAGGAATGAGAGTGGAATGTACAGACTTATTATCTGCACAACCACTGGCTCATCTTGTTTCtgttgcccacccccacccccaagaggaTAAAGGGCTGGCTGCCTTGGCGCAGAGAGAGATGTTAGAGCTGAGCAAGATGCAGGGCTGCACAGTGGGGAGCAGTGTTCCTCTGGGCCTGATTCTTCTGACCTGTCTTCATCTTCCAGGTATGGAGGTTGTGCCCAACCCTTGCACAGGTAGAGACTGGGGGCCCCAGGGGAACTGGAATTGAGGGAAGGGGTAGAGGCAGGAGGGTCCCTTGGGTCCCTGGGGAAAATGAAGGGACTGGAAGCAAAGAGAATCCAGGAATCAGGAAAGGTGGGCATTGGAACCAAATATCCAGTCCATTTGctgtctcctctttccttttcctcaggcTTTTTTGCCCGAAGTATTGCTGCAGTGGAGGAGAAAGTTCTCCAACACTTGGGATCCAACTTGCATCTGCTTGAGCAACCTTCCTTGCCCAGCCACTCCAACTCTGAACTTCCTCAGCCCAAACCAGACCCTGGGCCAAATGATTTAACAAGGGTTCCTTTGAAGTACAATGCTTCTCCATTAGCTGGCTTCCAACCTGCAGGTGGTTCTGGGGTTCAGATATGGCCCCCAACTGGGGGGCTACCCTCCATGGATTCCTGGTCCTCTGAAGATCCTTGGCAGATAATGGCTGCTGCCACTGAGGACCACGTGAGGGAAGCGCTGCCTGAAAAATGGTCTTACCTTTCTGGTGCTGTTGCCCTCCCTCTAGGCAACAGTCCTTTGCCCGCAGCACCCTCTACACGCTCCACAGGCCCCATACCCAAGGCTTCACACCTCTACCAGGATTCCAAGTCTAGACAGTGGCTTCATTCTAATGTGCTGGGAGCCCAGAGAGAAATCCTTGTTCAACATCCTCTTAACAGGATTCGACAGCCATTTCTGCCTGGGCATCCCTGGGGAACCTTGAATCCAGATGTGTCCTGGGGAGGTGGAGGTCCTGGAACTGGATGGGGAACAAGGCCCATGCCACAGCCTGTGGGAATCTGGGGTATCAATAATCAATACCCAAGTACTATATGGGGGGATATTAACCGGTTTCCCGGAGGCAGCTGGGGGAATATTAACCGGTATCCAGGTACCAGCTGGGGGGATATTAACCTATATCCAGGAGGCAGCTGGGGGAATATCCACCTACGCCCAGGTATTAATAGGTATTAATAATCAGTTTCCTCCCAGAGTTCTCCGTCCTACTGGCTCTTCTTGGAACACTCCAGCTGGCTTTCTCAACCCCCCAAACCCTGGGTTACAGTGGGGTTAGGAGAATGACAGAGGGGAAAACCCTAAGTTGGAAATTGAAAGAATGCTGTGTGAGCTAAATGAAGATTCAGTGAGTGTGTTTTCTAGCATTCTCTCTACTTTTCACggcctctcctgcttccccccatGCCAATCTCTAATAAAACACAAGCagttattaaattttttcctttgtagtgtttttgtttctgggtGCAAAGTGAAGTGAGTTTTGTCCATCCCCATTCTCTAGCCACCCCTGTGGCTAGAGCCATCTCTGTAGGGTCTCTAGGAACTCTGTcccctatactttgaaaaagATCAAAGCCCAGATGTGGTGGAACATCTGGGTGGAACATTGAGAGTGGAACTTTATGGTCTTACCCTAGCCAGGTGGGAGAGCTGGTTCCAGAACTGTCAGCAAGACCTGTTGAGATGGCACCTGTGACAGAAGGAAAGGATGAGATCCAAAAAGGTGGCCCTTCCCACCAAGGCCAAATGGGAAATTAATACCCTTTGATTCACAGAGGAACAGAGTCAGAGAAAGTCATTGTTTCTGCTTATATCTTCGTCTCCAAAATGCAAGCTTCTTGAAAACAGGGGACGCACTGATCTCCTCCCTTACACGCATCATTTGGTACATTGTGCCCTAGAGAACCAAGACTTTGAACATTTGTCGAATGAATAGTAGACCTCGATGAATGAAGAAAGTACAGGGAgaaagtaaagggaaagaaaaacaatcctACTGCAGCTGTGTTTTACACTTTATTCCCAAGTGATGGCACAGTCTCTTCTTTTGGTCACATAGTCGTCTCTCTGCCACCCTTTTGTTTCCCTGGAGTTCAGTATCCTGCACAAAGTTGGAGTGAAGTGGGGAGGGTCACTGTAGGAAGTGGGATGGAAGTTAGCAGGACCCAGCTGGGGGTGATGGGGTTTGCAGAAGGACACACTCCTGGTTGCCATGCCACGTCTTTCGCTGCGCCATGTGTGTACTTAACCAGAGTGATCCAGGTGTGTGCCCACAGATAGCATGGGAATCACCCCAAGTCCCAGGAATTGGCTAGGTTgtgggaaggaaacaaagaataaacaCTAGAATTGGAGGGATGGGGAACTGCCTGCAGGTGAGGTGGGTGTTCTCAGAGAAACTTCTGTCCCAGTGTCTGCCATAATACTCCATCCTATGCCAAGAATTCCTTCTTAGGACAGTTTCCCATCCTGACCCAACCACACTCCTTTCTGTATTACCTCAACCTCACTCTCACAGTTCTTTCCCAccttggactcttggtttctccCTGTCCTGGTTGTTTTCAGCACCTCTCTCTCCCACAAGCCCAAGTTCATTCTCTCAGGCTTGGGGTCTcagttctctctgtccctctttctggTTGACAATTTGCACTTCTAACTTCCAAGTTAGTACCTCCTCTTACGTTACCCATACTCCATAGAGAGTAAGCACCATGTATCTATTTTTTCACTGCTGTACCGGATAGCAGCAAGTCTGGACCAAGGCTGGATCAAGGAatcctctctctgactccctgttctctcttctaCCTTACTCCTGAGCCACATGCCTGCACACCGAGTCTAATCTGTACTCCTCTCTGGGCTTCCCAGAGCCTCACTGACATTTCCTTACAAACCCTATGCAGCCCTTCTCAGctcataaaatgttctgaatactCCATCATTTTATCCTCATTATTATCTGTGAGTTAGGTATTacaagatgaagaaactgaggcccagagacctTAAGCAATTTACTTAAGGTTACACAGCTAACAAGTGACAGAGTCAGTGACTCAAACCGAATTATTCTCATTATCTGTGCGGGGGGTGCTCAGGTACAGTATGCAATTAACAAAAACCCACCTAACtgttactgagtacctactatgtgtcagactcTGGATAGGGTGCTCTCACATACACCCTTCCAGCGAATCCCCACAATTCATACTACTTACACAACTACTGTACAAAAACTTATGGATTTAATAAACCAAGTTTATGCAAACATTAAATACTGGTTCACATTTAGactaatttatacatttaatgaaaATCACAAGTCTGATATGTAAGATGCTCTTAAGTATCTTAAACCCCCAACGAAGCAAACACATGCACAAGTTGTAATGATTATAAAACTGATCCCTTCATTTCCAGTAAAAATCAGAAAGCAGGTTCCATGGATTTAAACTtacttcttcattcttcttctctttcctcttccattgTTTGGTTCCCTTTCCAGGATgtcaatatgttttatttttaattttttttaaaagattttatttatgtgacagacagagatcacaagtagacagagaggcaggcagagagagaggaggaagcaggctccctgccaagcagagcgtccgatgcggggctcgattccaggaccctgagaccatgacccgagccgaaggcagaggctttaacctacggagccacccgggcgccccgtcaatgttttatttttataccatcCTGATGTTTCAGTAATCTTAGGATCTGCATCTTGGCCTGCTGAGTGTGGGCAGGGAGTGAGGCTGGCTGCACAGTTTACAGTTCAAATCTGGGCTGCAGGTAACCTGCATGAgctgccactccttctgcttctgcGCTTTCCTTCCTGAGGAACTGTCTGATGTCCTGCAAACTGGCAACACCCGGTTTCCCATCTCCCCAGCTGTGTATGAAGCCTCCAAGCTTTCCATGTTCTCATCAGCACTTGGTATTACTTTATAGCCAGGGCTGTGATATGAAACTGAATCTCACCGGAGAATAAAACTTCTAAAGGGCATACATTTTAGAATGTTGCAACCCATTTTGTCCCCTTAacagcatactttaaaaaatccctCTTGCCCGGTGTCGCATAATACATTTCTCTCATTATGACATACTGCTAGATCTATTAGCATTATTAAATCTGATGCAATCCTTATATTTTATTGTAGTTAGTAGTGCAATCTAGAATCTTCTAGGAGATGAGAACCCCGCATTGACTTTATTAGCTCTCTCCTTCAGTGATGTTTTGGTTAATTTATTGTCTTGGTATCTCCTGTTGAAACCACCTTCTCTTTCATTGTTGTGTCTGACCTCGCCCCTTGTCAGATTTCCTCATTTCTGCTAACGCCCATATTTACAGTGGGGCTTCTTGGCTTTCTGAGCATTCTTTTCTACTTACATAGATAAAagcacatctctctctcttcaaaagcAGACGCGTAATTGATAGAAGAAACAAAACGAACAATTccctttttattaaaatcaatttttaagaaCTCCATTCTTTTCTATTACAAGCCATCTTTTGTGCACTTTATATTAGCTTTTATCTTTTGAGTATTGTAATGATCTCACAGCCTTCTACAGCCTCATTTACTTCAATGAACCCTAATTATCATTTTTCCCCTCACCCTCTTTCTTCTCATGTTCAACTCTCTTCAGGTGAACAATGGGAGCTCCTTTAAGTTGGTgcctttgtcctttttattttatttatttatttaatctcttttaaaaactcaagtataattaacatagtgttatactagctttatattagtttcaggtgtaaaatatagtgattcaacagttttatatattactccttgctcatcatgacaagtgtattttttttttgacaaatgtattcttaatccccttcacctgtttcacccatcccccccacctctggtaaccattagtttgttcttgtatttaagagtctgtctcttggtttgtccctctttttttcccccctttactcatttgttttggttcttaaattccacataggagtgaaatcatacagtatttgtatctctctgacttatttcacttagcattatactttctagatccatccatgttattacaAATGCAAGACTTCAGTGTTTCTTATGGCTAACATTCCACTGCATGTGTATGTTGGGGGGTGTTTACCACATCTTcctccattcatctactgatggaaacttaggttacttccatatcttgactatcgTAAATAATGCTGTGGTAAATATAGGGgcacatgtatcttttcaagttagagGTTTCGTTTTCTTTGGGTTACTGCCTACATTTTCTCCTAGGAGATTTACAGTTccattttctgcttatttttgtgcatagtgtgagaaagtggtccagtttcattcttttgcatgctgctgtccagttttccccacaccatttattgaagagttctattctttcactttcctttgtcctttttagCACCCTCCTTGCTATTCTTGAAGCATCCTTGCTTTCTGGTAACAACAGAATATTCAAGTCCTGTCTTGATTCTTCTCTTCCCTGAGACATGGAATCTGCTATCATCCAAGCCTTGCGTCCTAAGGGGTTCTAGTTTCTTTCAGGGAAGAACAGTATTTGAAACTGAAAACAAGGCGTTGAGTGTCCATTTGAGAGATGATTAAAAATGCTAccccctgggacgcctgggtggcactgtcggttaagcgtcttccgctcaggttatgatcccaggatcctgggatctggcccaagtcagggtccctgctcagcagggagtctgcttctccctcggctcTTGGCCCCCTACCCAAaccatgtgtgctctctctctcaaataactaaatataaactctcaaataactaaaatccttttttaaaaatgttacctcctctgtcagttactttttttttttttaaagattttatttatttatttgacagagagggaaagatcacaagtcggcggagacggaggcagagagagaaggggaagaaggctccctgttcagcagagagcccaatgtgaggctcgatcccaggaccctgagatcatgatctgagcggaaggcggaggcttaacccactgagccacctaggcgtccctgtTGGCTACTTTTGAGATAGACAACTTACAATGAGTTTGCTAACTTAACTTATTGTTTGCtagttttattaaatatgtgtGCCAATAaccatgaagatttttttaaaaaagattttatttattcatttgacagacagacatcacaagtaggcagagaggcaggcagagagagtgagaggaggaagcaggatccctgctgagcagagagatcccaggactctgggatcatgacctgagccgaaggcagaggcttaacccactgagccactcaggtgccccaaccatgAAGATTTTTGACATCACCAAGAGATTAAAGGAGAGGAACATACTCTGGACCAGGCTATGTGGGAGAATGAAGTGAAGGCAGGCATGGAAGTTAATGTAAGTGTGGGAAAGGTTAGAGGATGTGAATTAGGCAACATTCAGGTAAACTGAGGTTGGGACTGGGAGCCAGTTTACTGCAGAGTCATCGGATGGGATAGAATGAAGTGCTCACTGGGATTTCCACCTGGTGGGGCTTGTTTGAGCTCTACTCCTTTGGGGTGAGACCATATTTAACCCTGTTATGGGTTGAACCGTGTCCCCCAAAACAGACAGGTGGACGTCTTAACTGCCAGTACCTAAGCatatgatcttatttggaaagagagtctttacagaggtaatcaagttcaAATGAGGTAATCAGGATGGTGGTGTTATAAAAAGAGGGAAGGGCACCTGGCCTgcttagtcggtagagcatgtgactcttggtctcagggttgtgagttcaagtcctataTCGGGTatggagatttcttaaaaataaaatctttaaaaacggggggagggagggatttggacacaggcacacacagacgGAAGATAATGTAAAGACACAGGATAATGTCTACACACCAATGAATGCCCAaggccaccagaagctaggggagaggccaaccctgctgacaccttgagttCAGACTTCTAGCTCCAGAATGGTTAAGACAACAAACTTCCAGCAAGCCACTCCACTTGTGGTACTTTGGTGTGGCAGCCTGAGCAAACTAATACAAACTTTTTAACATATACCTCCTTTGCTTGCCGCCTCTCCAGCCTCTCTCCAGGATCACCTAGCTGTTACTAGTCACCTATAGCTGAGTGTAACTGACTTTAGCATACTTGCTTGAGAGCAGGTTACCTTATTCACTCAGTTCGCTGTAATAGTGCATACTGAGAATGTCCAGGCACTGCAGCTGTCGTAGGGAATGTGGTCCCTTCCTCCTGGAAC is from Mustela erminea isolate mMusErm1 chromosome 4, mMusErm1.Pri, whole genome shotgun sequence and encodes:
- the CDSN gene encoding corneodesmosin, which codes for MGSSQAPQMGRVGGRGMMALLLAALLLPGALAKSIGTFSDPCKGARITSPGDPCFTGKSGSSSFSGHSSSSSSSSSISSSSGSSSGSSGGPSGSGGSSGGASVSSVAQGGSSGSALFKPGTGHSQISYSSGSSFSQSGSSSSQSGSSSSQYGSSSSQPGSGSALPVSDGSSHLGSSQSGGGSSSSVSQSSWISSSNGQRVNSNLRPCNSDVSDSPCSGGPIVSHSGSYISSSHSVSGGQRPVVVVVEQHGSGGPGGVQGAPCNSGGLPGKPCPPITSVDKSYGSYEVVGGSSDSYLVPGMTYSGGKIYPVGYFTKDNPVKGSPGVPSFAAGPPISEGKYFSSNPIIPSHSSSSSNVYQSGSSSAIVFQPVGSGGVQPCAVGSKGPCSLSSSGAHSSSSISSSSSFHPCGGVSQGPCSPPGPGSFSGTSSSQGNGKIILQPCGSKSSSSGHPCISVSSSTLSGGPDGSPQPDPSAGAKPCGPSSSGKLPCRSIRDILAQVKPLGPQLADPEVFLPQGESLDSP
- the C4H6orf15 gene encoding uncharacterized protein C6orf15 homolog, encoding MRVECTDLLSAQPLAHLVSVAHPHPQEDKGLAALAQREMLELSKMQGCTVGSSVPLGLILLTCLHLPGFFARSIAAVEEKVLQHLGSNLHLLEQPSLPSHSNSELPQPKPDPGPNDLTRVPLKYNASPLAGFQPAGGSGVQIWPPTGGLPSMDSWSSEDPWQIMAAATEDHVREALPEKWSYLSGAVALPLGNSPLPAAPSTRSTGPIPKASHLYQDSKSRQWLHSNVLGAQREILVQHPLNRIRQPFLPGHPWGTLNPDVSWGGGGPGTGWGTRPMPQPVGIWGINNQYPSTIWGDINRFPGGSWGNINRYPGTSWGDINLYPGGSWGNIHLRPGINRY